One Acyrthosiphon pisum isolate AL4f unplaced genomic scaffold, pea_aphid_22Mar2018_4r6ur Scaffold_9459;HRSCAF=10058, whole genome shotgun sequence genomic region harbors:
- the LOC103311611 gene encoding uncharacterized protein LOC103311611: MMAQFCELISINLNLSEDLVKKYFEGELQLWHTYWTNEKEIPKPSLEAFERCDSETFPIIYNCFLILLTLPATSATAERNFSSLRRLKTWMRSRISEERLNGLALLNCYRNISIDCEEVIDEFAKSKRRMDFVL; encoded by the coding sequence atgatGGCACAATTTTGtgaattaatatctattaatttgaACTTATCGGAAGAcctcgtaaaaaaatatttcgaaggAGAGCTTCAATTATGGCATACATATTGGAcaaatgaaaaagaaattccAAAACCATCATTAGAAGCTTTTGAAAGATGTGATTCCGAAACCtttccaattatttataattgttttcttatacTCCTGACATTACCAGCCACTTCAGCAACTGCGGAACGAAATTTTTCTTCTCTTCGCCGACTAAAAACTTGGATGCGATCAAGAATATCCGAAGAACGCTTAAATGGACTTGCATTACTTAATTGTTATAGAAATATTAGTATTGACTGTGAAGAAGTAATTGACGAATTTGCCAAATCTAAAAGACGAATGGATTTTGTTCtgtga